A single window of Cytobacillus dafuensis DNA harbors:
- the rny gene encoding ribonuclease Y: MDDLILAIIISSLLGLFVGAVVSYFVSKSIAQAKIAGAKDSADQILEDANREAEALKKEALLEAKDEIHKLRSEAEREIRDRRNELQKQENRLLQKEENLDRKDETLDKRETLLEKRDDSLNKRQQHIEEMESKVDEMVRAQQAELERISGLTREEAKSIILERVEQEVAHDVALMIKESEIRAKEEADKKAKDILSLAIQRCAADHVAETTVSVVNLPNDEMKGRIIGREGRNIRTLETLTGIDLIIDDTPEAVILSGFDPIRRETARLALDKLVQDGRIHPARIEEMVDKARREVDEHIREIGEQTTFEVGVHGLHPDLIKILGRLKFRTSYGQNVLKHSMEVAQLSGLLAAELGQDETLARRAGLLHDIGKAIDHEVEGSHVEIGVELATKYKEHPVVINSIASHHGDTEPTSIIAVLVAAADALSAARPGARRETLENYIRRLEKLEEISESYEGVEKSFAIQAGREIRILVKPEQIDDLEAHRLARDIRKKIEEELDYPGHIKVTVIRETRAVEYAK, translated from the coding sequence ATGGATGATTTAATATTAGCAATCATCATCTCCAGTTTGCTTGGCCTATTCGTCGGTGCAGTTGTTAGTTATTTTGTTAGTAAGTCCATTGCTCAAGCAAAGATTGCAGGAGCCAAGGATTCTGCAGATCAGATTTTGGAAGATGCAAACCGTGAAGCAGAAGCTTTAAAGAAAGAAGCATTGCTAGAGGCAAAGGATGAGATTCACAAGCTTCGTTCTGAAGCGGAGCGTGAAATTCGTGATCGAAGAAATGAGCTTCAAAAACAAGAAAATCGTTTACTACAAAAAGAAGAAAATCTTGATCGTAAAGATGAAACGTTAGATAAGCGTGAAACACTTTTAGAGAAGAGGGACGATTCTCTTAACAAAAGACAACAGCATATTGAAGAGATGGAAAGCAAAGTGGACGAGATGGTACGAGCACAACAAGCTGAGCTGGAACGCATCTCGGGCTTAACTCGTGAAGAGGCAAAGTCCATCATTTTGGAGCGAGTCGAGCAGGAAGTGGCTCATGATGTCGCGTTAATGATCAAAGAGAGCGAAATTAGAGCGAAAGAGGAAGCCGATAAGAAGGCGAAAGATATTTTGTCACTGGCAATCCAACGATGCGCAGCGGATCATGTTGCGGAGACAACTGTTTCAGTTGTCAACCTTCCTAATGATGAGATGAAAGGTCGGATCATCGGAAGAGAAGGCCGAAATATCCGAACGCTAGAAACGCTGACAGGAATTGATCTCATTATTGATGATACTCCAGAAGCAGTCATCTTATCTGGATTTGATCCAATTCGCCGTGAAACTGCTCGTTTAGCTTTAGACAAGCTTGTTCAGGATGGACGAATTCATCCTGCACGGATTGAAGAAATGGTTGATAAGGCACGCCGAGAAGTAGATGAGCATATCCGTGAAATTGGTGAACAGACTACATTTGAAGTTGGTGTTCATGGACTTCATCCAGATCTCATTAAAATTCTAGGTCGACTTAAATTTAGAACAAGTTATGGCCAGAATGTATTAAAGCATTCAATGGAAGTAGCGCAATTATCGGGACTGCTTGCTGCTGAATTGGGACAAGATGAGACGTTGGCACGCCGTGCAGGTTTACTCCATGATATTGGAAAAGCAATCGACCATGAAGTTGAAGGAAGCCATGTTGAAATTGGTGTTGAGCTTGCTACAAAATATAAAGAGCACCCAGTAGTTATTAACAGTATTGCTTCACATCATGGGGACACTGAGCCTACTTCAATTATTGCCGTTTTAGTGGCTGCAGCTGATGCACTTTCTGCAGCGAGACCTGGAGCAAGAAGAGAGACTCTTGAAAACTATATCCGTCGTCTTGAAAAGCTTGAGGAAATTTCTGAATCTTATGAGGGTGTAGAAAAATCATTTGCTATTCAAGCTGGCCGAGAAATTCGTATCTTAGTAAAACCAGAGCAAATCGATGATCTTGAAGCACATCGACTAGCAAGAGATATAAGGAAAAAGATAGAAGAAGAGCTTGATTATCCAGGACATATTAAAGTAACGGTTATTCGTGAAACACGAGCCGTGGAATATGCAAAATAA
- a CDS encoding TIGR00282 family metallophosphoesterase has translation MNILFVGDVVGSMGRDMIKEYVPKLKEKYRPQITIINGENAAGGKGITEKIYRGFLETGAQAVTLGNHTWDNKEIFDFIDDAKYLVRPANFPEGNPGKGIVYLKYNTEEIAIISLQGRTFLPAIDCPFKKADELVQEARKRTPFIFVDFHAEATSEKQAMGWYLDGKVSAVVGTHTHVQTADNRILPGGTAFMSDVGMTGPYDGILGVERDAVIKRFLMSMPVRFEVPKEGRAQLSAVLIDLENKTGKAKKIERILINEDHPFYS, from the coding sequence ATGAATATATTATTTGTAGGAGATGTAGTAGGCTCCATGGGTCGTGATATGATCAAGGAATATGTTCCAAAGTTAAAGGAAAAGTATCGTCCTCAAATTACGATCATTAATGGGGAAAATGCTGCAGGTGGAAAGGGAATAACGGAAAAGATTTATAGAGGCTTTTTAGAAACTGGTGCTCAAGCTGTAACACTAGGCAATCATACGTGGGATAATAAGGAAATTTTTGATTTTATAGATGATGCTAAATATTTGGTTCGTCCCGCTAACTTTCCGGAAGGAAATCCGGGGAAGGGAATTGTATATTTAAAATACAACACAGAAGAAATTGCCATTATTAGTCTTCAAGGACGAACATTTTTACCTGCTATTGATTGTCCTTTCAAAAAAGCAGATGAACTGGTACAAGAAGCGAGGAAAAGAACGCCTTTTATTTTTGTAGACTTCCATGCAGAAGCTACAAGCGAAAAGCAGGCAATGGGATGGTATCTGGATGGGAAAGTATCTGCAGTAGTTGGAACGCACACACATGTGCAAACAGCCGACAATCGTATTTTACCAGGGGGTACGGCGTTTATGTCTGATGTAGGTATGACAGGTCCGTATGATGGGATTCTGGGTGTTGAAAGAGATGCTGTAATAAAAAGATTCTTAATGAGTATGCCTGTGAGGTTTGAAGTTCCTAAAGAGGGACGAGCACAATTGAGTGCCGTATTAATAGATTTAGAAAATAAAACAGGTAAAGCCAAAAAAATAGAACGAATATTAATTAATGAAGACCATCCATTTTATTCATAA
- the spoVS gene encoding stage V sporulation protein SpoVS, whose amino-acid sequence MEILKVSAKSNPNSVAGALAGVLRERGGAEIQAIGAGALNQAVKAVAIARGFVAPSGVDLICIPAFTDIKIDGEERTAIKLIVEPR is encoded by the coding sequence ATGGAAATATTAAAAGTTTCAGCAAAATCTAATCCTAATTCTGTAGCAGGTGCGCTTGCAGGTGTTTTGCGCGAAAGAGGCGGAGCTGAGATCCAGGCGATTGGTGCAGGTGCATTAAACCAGGCGGTAAAGGCAGTAGCTATCGCAAGAGGATTTGTAGCGCCTAGCGGAGTGGATTTGATTTGTATCCCAGCATTTACAGATATAAAAATTGATGGGGAAGAACGAACAGCAATAAAGCTGATTGTGGAACCTAGATAA